DNA sequence from the Chitinivibrionales bacterium genome:
GGAGCTGGGGACGGTGCAGCAGTATGGGACGGGCGAGGTGGCATGGAACTGCAGGTCGGTCGACGGCCAGCCGGTTGCGGCCGGGGTTTACGTGCTGCGCATGACGGCGCAGGGAAGGAACAAGCCGGTCGGCGTTTTTGAGAAAAAGATGACGTTCATGCCGTGAAAATGTTGACCGTTGACTATTGACAAGGGAGATTATATACTGAAAACAGATAACTGGCAAATTCTGATAGGAGGAACCTTCCTGAAGGGATGTATCGCAGGGTAAGAACGGGACATCCTTTTTGTTTTAAAATGCCGCATTACTAGTAATCAAAAAAGGCGGGTCACACTATGGTGAAAAAAATAGCAGCCATTTTATTCATCGCCTCAATCGCCGGTTTCGCACAAAACAGCCCCATCATGATCTCAGGATCATGCCTTTCGCCGGTGACGGTCCAGATAAAATTCACCAACTACCAAACTGTAGCGCCGCCGTCGCCCCTTGTTTCAGCAGATTCGGTGGGCCTATGGTATAAAGCGGGCGCGCTTCCGCCGTCGCCGTCGCAGTCCAATTTTATCAAATACTATACGCTGCAGCAGATGCTTTCGCGGGGTAGCGTGTTTGCAGATACCATAACGGTCCCTCAGCTTGCCGCAGGCGACAGCATGTGCGGTTTCATGAACGCGGTGCTATGGTCGGACAAAACAACGAGTTCTTTCAGCGCCGGCAACGGCTGCCTCGTGCTCATGCGCGACACCTTTCCCATTCCGAACGACCTTATCATATCTGGTGTCTATGTTCCCGATGACACCGCGTGGATTAATCTTGACAATCTCGCTTCTATTGACACGTCGCGTATTGACACTATAGGGATATGGTACGGTCTCGTGAACGATTCGGCAAATTTCGGCGACAACAGTTCCTGCCGGTGGGTTTCGGCCCGGGATGTCATACAGGCTGGCATCCGGTACAAGTTGGCCATCGTCAACCCTATATTCAACATCGTGGAAAAAACGGTTTATGCGGCGGTGGTCTGCAAGGGCAAAAACGACCGCATGAGTCCTGTGAATAAAACCAGCTTTATCGTGGGAAAACCGAGGCCGGTAAACCCCGTTAATCTCTTTGCAAAGACTCTTTCTGCGGCACGTATAATGCTTTCATGGAACAATATTGCAGGCACCGGCGCGGAAAGACTGATCATATGGTACCGTCCGTTCCTGCCGGTGCCGCTTGTGTACGATGTTTCGGCGCTGGGTCTCGATTCCGTCGTTCCGTCAGTCGCGGATACCCAAATCACCGTATCCGGATTGCTCGAAAAGGCCCGTTACTATTTCGGGGCCCAGATTTATAAAGGCGGGCTGTGGTCTTACATCACCGACAGTGCAAGCGCAAGCGATTCGACTGACCCCGCCTGCTGCGGTCAGGGTGTTTCCGGCAAAGGCGCCCACCCTATAAAACCGTATGTCAATGTCGCCAGGACAATCGAAGGTGTGGCTGTTTTTTGTGGCGACTACGGCAGGGGAGAAGTAAGCGCGGCGGTGTATTCGGCGAGGGGACAGGAAATCGCACGGATGAACAATTCGGAAAATGGACGGAATATGATGACGTGGAATTTTACTGACAGAAATGGCAACCATGCAAAGAATGGGATATATCTGATGGAGATCAAAGCAGGATCTACGATAATCACACAGAGAATTATTTTAACGCGATAATACGTCGACTACGAAGTCCGGTCATACTCTATTTGAAAATAAAAAACGGCTGGCGACTCTCACCGCCAACCGTCAACTGTCAACCGCCAACTATCTTCTAAAGCCCTTCGCTCTTCTTCTCGCCGCTGTTCCCCACGATCCTGCTTCCCAGGATCTGGTTGTCGGATCCGTACATGCAGCATGGCTGGTTTGCGTCTATTTTAAAATCCAACTTCATGCGGGGCGAGGAAAATTTTGGGTCAAAAGAGAAATTCTCGGGCGGAATAATGCGGCTCACCGCGAGATTGCCGAACAGGTCGTTCCTGATGAGCTTTGTGTGGCTGGAGGTGGGCGTAAGCTTGACGCCCTGGCGTTCGTTGAAGGTGATCATGTTGTTCTCGATGACCACGTCGGAGCTGCCGCCCAGCGCGATGCCGTTGTTGCCGTTGAACGCGACAGTGTTATGGTTGATGGACGCCGCGGTCGAGCGGATGTCCCATCCCTGGATGCCCGACGCCCTGTTGAAAACGATGATGTTGTCTTCGATCTTGGGTAGGTGCCGCACGCAGATGATGCCGGTGCCCCAGTTGCCCGTGATGCGGCAGTTGAGGATGGCGTTGCCGGCGTCTTTCGAAAACACGCCTATGGTGCCGCCGCGTATCTCAAAGCCGAGTATCGTGCTGTTGGCCGAGAGTGAGACCACCGTACCCTTGCCCGGGCCGTTGATGACGGCCTTGAAATTGTTGCGCGCGGCGAGCGTCACGCCAGCCTTGACAAATACGATCTCGTTGTAGATGCCGTCGGAGACCCACACCGTGTCGCCGGACTTGGCGCTGATCATGGCCTGCCCGATGGTCTTGATGCCCACCGAGGGGACCGAAACGGATTCGCCGCCCTGGACGGGCGCCCACAAAAGAAAGCCCGCCGCGCAAATCACGGCGATGGTCGGGAAATAAAAACGAAGGGGGTTCATACGCACTCCATGCTTAGGTTAGTAGGATGCCCGTGCACCGATTTCCTCATTATTGGCCAGCAGGCGCTTGAGCGGTGAATCGGCCTGCAGGGAAAAATCGAGCTTGTCGCGCGGCGCGGTGAATTTCGGGTCGGCGGTAAAATTGTCGGGCGGCAGGTTGCCCGACGCGCCGTTCTGGTAAACATCGTTGCCGGTCTGGCTTGTTTTCACCCGGTCCATTGCCTTGACGCCCGCGTTCTGGTTGAACGCGATGATGTTTTTCTCGATGACAACGTTCGACGCGCCGCCCACCGCGATGCCGTTGTTCTGGTTGTAGGCGATGGTGTTGTGGTTGACGGTGGACGACGTGGACGAAAGGTTCCATCCCTGTATGCCCGAGCCCTTGTTGTAGACGATGAGATTGTCCTGGATGAGCGGCACGTCGCCCACGCAGATGACGCCCGACTGCAGGTTCCCGGTGATGCGGCACTTGACAATTGCATTGCCCGGCCTGCTCGACGAAACGCCCACGGCGCCGTTGCGGATCTCAAAACCGCACACGGTGGCGTTGCCGCCGAGGGTCACGGCCGCGCCCTTGCCGCCGCCGTCCAGCACCGCCTGAAACTGTTTCTGCGCCCTGAGGACGACATCCGCCTTCACCATCACCGCGCCGGTGTAGACCCCGTTCGCGACGACCACGGTATCCGATGCCTTCGCCTTTATCATGGCAAGCGCTATAGTTGAGGCATCGGCCGACGGCACCATAATCACCTGTCCCGCCGACAGGGGCGCGGCAAGTGCGCCGGCCGCAAGCAGAACGATAACCGCACGCGCGGAGCGTCTAAAATTCATGACGTTCTTTTTTTCTATGCCGTTCATGCGCTAGTGTCTGATTCCGATATTCATGCGGATGCTCTGTGTCCTGCCGTTTTCAAAGTCTTCGATGGTGACCCGCGCCAGATAGGTGCCTGCCGAGGCAATGGACCCCTTTCTGGTCTTCCCGTTCCATATAAAGTACAATTTGGCATTGGTGACATCGACGGTAAGATCGGATTTTTCAACAACCGTGTTGCCCACCGCATCGAATATGACGACCGTGCCCCGGATCTGATTCGAGGCGAGCTTTGCCTTGATGGCGGGCAGCAGCGATACCTCGAGCCGCGTTCCCGGACGCTGGCTGGTGCCGTTCGCCGGAACAAGGGTCTGTCCGGGCACGAACGGATTGCCGATGGTGATCGAATTGACAATTTCAGACACGTCGCCGCACAGCGACAGAATAAACGTAGGCCGGCCGGTCTCGACAAGACTGTCGAAGCCCGAGAGGGTATTCGGCGGAAACACATAAACAAACCGGTCGTCGTACTTCACCACGGTCGGGCTGGTGCTTGTGAACTGGTAGGGTCCTTTTTCCGTATACAGAGAGAAAAGGTAGTCCGGGTCGAGCGGCGGGCTCACGTTGAGCACGGGCTCGCTGAAATACACGCGGAGCGAGTCGGCATTGGGCGCGGGCGAAAAGCACACGCTCTTGATGACCGGAGCGGCGCCGTCGATGATCTGCGCCACGAAAATGGGTCGTCCGTCGGCGGTCACGCTGACGTTGGTGAGGTTTATTGTCGCGCTGGACCAGCCGGTTTCGAGCGTGGTGCCGGTGTTTTCCGTAAGGTAAACATGGATCGTGCGGGTGCCGTCCGCCGCCATGGAGCTCGCGGTGAGGGTGACCAGCTTGCCCCCGTCATCGGACACGATGCTCATCGATTTAATGAGCTGCAGCACCGTGGGCAGCGCCGCGCCGAGCGCGACGGAATCGGGGAGCGTGAGGTCGATCTGGTCAAGGTGACCGTTGTGATTGTTGTCAAGCAGCGTGGCCGTGACCGGCACCGGCGCGTTCGGACTCTTGCAAACCACGGTCGCCGTTCCGGGGATCAGCGTACCCTCGCTCGCGGTGAGCACGGTGTTGCCGTACGACACCTCGGCCACGCGCGCGGCCCATTGTTTGCCCGACAGCGGGGTGACCGACGCTATACCCGGGTTAGCCATGGTCCATGTTGCGTTGTTTGCAAACCGCACAAAGTTGCCGAAGCTGTCGCGCACCACTGCGTAAACGGTGGCCGAAACGGTGCGGTCGACGGTGATGGTGGACACCGGCAGGTCTTTGCGCGACCTGATCGCCGCAAGCGAATCGGCCTCGATCACGATGTGGCTGCCGGCCGCCGGACAGATGAACACCTTTATTGACGTCGTGAGAACCTTGCTCGGGTTGGACGGATCGACGAACTTCGCCGTAATGACGACGTACCCGTTCGCCTCGGTGGGCGTGAACCCGGTTGACGGGCCCGTCGTCGTGGAAAGGATAGGATTGCCCATGGTGTCGGTCATGGTCCAGGTGATGAGGTTGTCGTTGGCGGGAACCCAATTGTAAAGGCTGTCGAACACGTGCGCATAGATGGTGAATCGCTGCCCTGCGGTCGCGGAATCGAGCGTGCCGAGCATGGGGTTGTCGGGCGTGTTGGGAGTTCCAGGTTTTGCGAAAAGCTGCAGATAACCGGGCGGGGTAAATAAATTGGTGGTGATCTTAATGTCGGAGGCGACTGTGTGGCGCTCCGCGTAGAATAAGTCGAAGTTGTATTTATGGCCCACCTGCATGCCCGTAGGGTTGTTGTTATCCAGGTTGAGCGCTCCGTTCGCGGTCTGATGGACGCCGCCGAGGTCCATGGCCAGATGGCCGTTGATGAACGCCCATACGTCATCGTCACCGGCGAAATTGAACACCAGCCCCTTTTCGTAGGTAAAGGCCGAGTGGAGCTCCATGGTGAACGAATAATTGTGCGGCAGCCCCTCGTTTCCGAATCCCCTTCCGTCGAGCAGGAAGAAATTCGGATTGTTATACTGGTAAATGCCGTTTCCGATATGGACAAACGGGAGAGAATCCTGAATCACGACGTTTTTGAATGCCGTGTCGTAGTTGACGGTCACCATGCCGGTGTACTGAATGGTTGCGTTGTTCCCGCCGCCGGCGGTGATCACATAGTTGGGGATCGTGAAATCGCCGGGCTGCCACGGCCGGTACCATTTTGCAATTTCGTAATTCCTGTACGGAACGGGGCCGAGCATCGGCTTTCTACTGTTATCAAGGGTATCGGCCACCATGCCCGTGTGCACTCCGCCGTCATTCGGCTGTTCGAATTCCGGGTTGCTGCCGTCGCTGTGGAAATCGTAGAAGGTGACCGGCATCCAGATCGTGTCCGGATAGTTCTGAGCGCGCAATTGAAGCGCTAAAAACAAAACAAGAAACCAAGGAAGTTTTTTCATAAAGCCACCTTCTTTTTTGCCGCCGGATTTTTCCCGACAGCTATGGCGCATACACTATGGCCACCCCCCACGGGTGGTGGAAATACCCACTCGTTATAATATAAGTATTTTTCTTTTTAAAAGCATAAAACGGGATACAATGATTTTTTTCTATAGCAATTTTTTTGTGGAGGAGGTTCAGCCTGTCTCATGACTACTTAAATGATCATGGCGCCCGCCGGTCACGGCACCGATTCTCCCTCCGGTCTCGCCTTCGGCTCGGGCTGCCACGGCCCCTATATGCCTGACGGCGAGGGCCGGGCAGCACCGCGCTCCAGCACGGCCTCCGGTCGCCCCTGGCGCGGGAACATCATCCTTGCCTGTATACTCAGATCCTGGGTGCAGGCGGCAATTCCAAAATTATGTTAAGGGCGTTGAAAAATAATTGTAATGTAAATGATTACCACTTGGTGTACGGGCCGGGGTGAGGTTATTGATTGAAGACGAATTATTTCCTTATCCCGATATTAATCCGGATAGATTGTTTTCTATCCCGCACAAAATCCTCAATGAGAATCCTCGCCAGGTACGTCCCGGGAGCTGCCCACGAGCCCCTTCTCGTCCGCCCATCCCAGATCCAGTACAGTTTGACATTGGTCATGTCCGGATTCATTGCCTCTTTGTCAACAACGGTGTTGCCCACGACGTCAAAAATCGTGACCGTGCCCCGCACCTTGCCTGAGGGAAGGTCCTGGGCCACGGCCCGAAGGAGCGTCACCTCGATGCGCGTGCCGGTGCTCGGGTCATTGGGGCCGGGCCGCTGCAACGGTGGTATGAGGGTGGCGCCGGGCACAAACGGGTTTCCCGCGGCGCGCGAAGAGACCACGATGGACACGTCGCCGCACAGCCCGAGCGGAAACGCGCGGCTCCCGGATTTGACGCTGTCCTGGTTGGTGAGCGTGCCCGGCTGGCTGAAGGCGTACAGCATTTTATCCTCGGATGTTGTGACCGTGACCGTTGACGAATTTATTGCCACCAGGCTGCCGTCGTTTTTCACCACCGTGACCACCG
Encoded proteins:
- a CDS encoding fibronectin type III domain-containing protein, with the translated sequence MVKKIAAILFIASIAGFAQNSPIMISGSCLSPVTVQIKFTNYQTVAPPSPLVSADSVGLWYKAGALPPSPSQSNFIKYYTLQQMLSRGSVFADTITVPQLAAGDSMCGFMNAVLWSDKTTSSFSAGNGCLVLMRDTFPIPNDLIISGVYVPDDTAWINLDNLASIDTSRIDTIGIWYGLVNDSANFGDNSSCRWVSARDVIQAGIRYKLAIVNPIFNIVEKTVYAAVVCKGKNDRMSPVNKTSFIVGKPRPVNPVNLFAKTLSAARIMLSWNNIAGTGAERLIIWYRPFLPVPLVYDVSALGLDSVVPSVADTQITVSGLLEKARYYFGAQIYKGGLWSYITDSASASDSTDPACCGQGVSGKGAHPIKPYVNVARTIEGVAVFCGDYGRGEVSAAVYSARGQEIARMNNSENGRNMMTWNFTDRNGNHAKNGIYLMEIKAGSTIITQRIILTR
- a CDS encoding fibro-slime domain-containing protein; the encoded protein is MKKLPWFLVLFLALQLRAQNYPDTIWMPVTFYDFHSDGSNPEFEQPNDGGVHTGMVADTLDNSRKPMLGPVPYRNYEIAKWYRPWQPGDFTIPNYVITAGGGNNATIQYTGMVTVNYDTAFKNVVIQDSLPFVHIGNGIYQYNNPNFFLLDGRGFGNEGLPHNYSFTMELHSAFTYEKGLVFNFAGDDDVWAFINGHLAMDLGGVHQTANGALNLDNNNPTGMQVGHKYNFDLFYAERHTVASDIKITTNLFTPPGYLQLFAKPGTPNTPDNPMLGTLDSATAGQRFTIYAHVFDSLYNWVPANDNLITWTMTDTMGNPILSTTTGPSTGFTPTEANGYVVITAKFVDPSNPSKVLTTSIKVFICPAAGSHIVIEADSLAAIRSRKDLPVSTITVDRTVSATVYAVVRDSFGNFVRFANNATWTMANPGIASVTPLSGKQWAARVAEVSYGNTVLTASEGTLIPGTATVVCKSPNAPVPVTATLLDNNHNGHLDQIDLTLPDSVALGAALPTVLQLIKSMSIVSDDGGKLVTLTASSMAADGTRTIHVYLTENTGTTLETGWSSATINLTNVSVTADGRPIFVAQIIDGAAPVIKSVCFSPAPNADSLRVYFSEPVLNVSPPLDPDYLFSLYTEKGPYQFTSTSPTVVKYDDRFVYVFPPNTLSGFDSLVETGRPTFILSLCGDVSEIVNSITIGNPFVPGQTLVPANGTSQRPGTRLEVSLLPAIKAKLASNQIRGTVVIFDAVGNTVVEKSDLTVDVTNAKLYFIWNGKTRKGSIASAGTYLARVTIEDFENGRTQSIRMNIGIRH
- a CDS encoding right-handed parallel beta-helix repeat-containing protein, which codes for MNFRRSARAVIVLLAAGALAAPLSAGQVIMVPSADASTIALAMIKAKASDTVVVANGVYTGAVMVKADVVLRAQKQFQAVLDGGGKGAAVTLGGNATVCGFEIRNGAVGVSSSRPGNAIVKCRITGNLQSGVICVGDVPLIQDNLIVYNKGSGIQGWNLSSTSSTVNHNTIAYNQNNGIAVGGASNVVIEKNIIAFNQNAGVKAMDRVKTSQTGNDVYQNGASGNLPPDNFTADPKFTAPRDKLDFSLQADSPLKRLLANNEEIGARASY
- a CDS encoding NosD domain-containing protein gives rise to the protein MNPLRFYFPTIAVICAAGFLLWAPVQGGESVSVPSVGIKTIGQAMISAKSGDTVWVSDGIYNEIVFVKAGVTLAARNNFKAVINGPGKGTVVSLSANSTILGFEIRGGTIGVFSKDAGNAILNCRITGNWGTGIICVRHLPKIEDNIIVFNRASGIQGWDIRSTAASINHNTVAFNGNNGIALGGSSDVVIENNMITFNERQGVKLTPTSSHTKLIRNDLFGNLAVSRIIPPENFSFDPKFSSPRMKLDFKIDANQPCCMYGSDNQILGSRIVGNSGEKKSEGL